Genomic DNA from Kwoniella shandongensis chromosome 10, complete sequence:
GATTCGGTCCTGTTGTTATAGATGTACTTGAGATTATATGTGATATGCCCAATGAAAATGACCACTGACATGCATCGAGGGTTATTGTTGCCACCGAGTGACCGCGTCGTTCAATCTTCCATTCATGCCGTTGTGATTGTGTGTTGCGTTGaaacgggatcaaattgtTTGGCTACTGATACTATTATCCTTCTCATTGAATTCCATTTTCACGAGACACATACACCACTTTCCGCGTTCATCCCACAACCTCATCCCAAAAATAGACAATAACAacatctcttcaccatcgcgaCCAACCTCTCAGCGGACATCATCTACGAGTTCTTTGTACGAGCAAGATAATCTTAGCATTGCATCGATTGGGAAGTTAGGTAGAAAGAATACAAAGGACAACTGCGCTCGTTCCACTTTTTCAGCAACCCTCTCACGGGATGCCCCGACGTGATCTTGTGAGGATAGTATTGGTCGGTGATGGTGGGTTAGAGCTGTGTGATAACTTGGGAGCCTAGACGGGCGTTAAGAAGAGGATTTTGACTGATATGTAATGCTATAGACGGTGTTGGCAAGTCGTCAATCATCACGTCTCTCATCAAAGAATCATTCGTGTCCAACGTGAGTCGTGGTCGTGTGTCCTCGTCCGGTAGCCCTTGGAAAGGGGTCCTTAGAATATACTGATGAGCTGTGATGTCGTGCAGGTCCAACATGTCGTTCCAGAAGTCACAATACCGCCAGAGGTCACTCCGGAGAATGTCACAACATCAATAGTGGACACTTCATGTGAGCTCATCATCCCGACCCTTTCGCGCATGTTCACTAATGTCGCTCTGTGTGTATCTAGCAAATCCCCGATCTAGACCGCATCTCCTCTCACAACTATCTCGAGCACACGTCATATGTCTTGTCTATTCCATCTCCGAACCGAGCAGCTTCGATCGAGTGGCAGAATACTGGTTACCGTTATTCCGTCGTGAAGGTATCAATGTGCGTCAAGCTGCCTGAAGACTCATATGGAAAACAGGACAGCTGATAGTCAATTCACAGGTGCCCGTCATATTGGTTGGGAACAAAATCGActtgagaggaggagaagttaCAAATcaaggattggaagatgagatAGCACCTATCATGCGAGAGTTCAAGGTCAGTCACTATCGCTCGTTAGGCACTCAATCGCGCTGATGCAAATATGGTCCTGATTCAACAGGAAGTCGAGACAGTAGTTGAATGCTCTGCTTCATTACCGCTGAACGTATCCGAAGTCTTCTACTTTGCGCAAAAGGCAGTCCTTCATCCTACAGCTCCTCTCTACGACTCACGAGAACATGTGAGCTTGTGTTTCAATCAGGTCGAGTCgaagtcaagctgacatgagtGTAGACCCTCAAACCGAAATGTTTGGAAGCTTTGAAGCGGATCTTTAAGATTTCCGACGTGGACAAAGATGGTCTGCTGAATGCCGTGGAGTTAAACCAgttccaagtgagttgatcgGTCAGTAGAAGAAGTACTCGAGCTGACGATGTTTCCCCGCAGCAAAAATGCTTCTCGGCACCACTACAATCACAAGAGCTGGACGGTATTCTCGAGCTCGTCCGATCATATGACCCATCACTAGTCCTTCCCGTCCCCTCCTATTCCGTTCCTTCTACACCCCTACCCCGAGATCCGAACTACGGACAGTTACACTACTCTCCGCCTAATATCTCACCACCGGCCGAAGGGATCACAGAGCTCGGTTTCTTGTATCTTCACACGATTTTCATTCAACAAGGACGGATGGAGACGACTTGGACAGTGTTGAGGAAATTCGGATATGGAGAAGGATTAGATCTGAGAGAAGACTTCTTGACACCGAGGTACGCAGGTCTTTAGGCATGTCAACCGTGGTGGTATTGATCGCTCTCGTAGATTTGACGTGCCTTATGACTGCTCCGTCGAGCTGAGTCCTCTTGGAAATCAATTCTTGACAGATATCTTCGAAGCATATGACAAGGTACGTCGACGATGTTTCAGGACGAAAAACGGCCGCACTAACAGTCTCAACAGGATCAAGACGGCGCTTTGTCACAGTCGGAACTGGATGATCTATTCTCCACATCACCGGGCAACCCATGGTTGTCACAGGGTTTCCCAGATACGACTATCACGGATGACATGGGAAGAGTGACACTGCAGGGTTGGCTTGCACAGTGGAGGTAAGCTGCGTCTTATGCTCAGTGCTGGGAAGGAAGCTAACATGATTTTGGTTTAGTATGACAACGTTGCTGGATCACCGAACCACCCTCAACTATCTTGCCTAGTGAGTTCTTAACGGTGTGCTGCTTAGAGATCATTTAGCTGACAATCTCGAAGTCTCGGGTACTCATCTTCACCCGCTACCGACCTCCCAACACCGACGGCACTACATATTACTCGACCACGAAAACAAGATCGAAGACAACGGAAAGTCACACGATCAGTGTTCCTGTGCTACGTTCTCGGTGCCACAGGGTCCGGCAAAACCTCTTTACTGCGTTCTTTCGTCAATAAAGGGTTCAGAGGGGGCGAGGATGGCATGGGTGGTTACGAGCCTACTACGAAAGTGCTCAGTGTGGTCAACTCGGTCGAGATGGAGGGTGTGGAGAAGTATCTCGTGGTGAGTTGGGTCCGACAGCAAGATTCGGTTGAAAGGCGAATATTAACGATTCGTACATAGCTGCAAGAGTTTGGCTCGAAATACGAATCAGAAACATTACGGAATAGCAAGAAACTAGACATGGCAGATATCATCATCTATGTTCACGACTCCAGCGACACGAACTCGTTCTCATACATCTCAAATCTAAGAGTGAGTCGCGGCGTAATTGATCAAAAATGAGTGTGTAACGACTGCTGATACAATTTGTGGTATCAGCAACAATATTCATTAGATCATATCCCTGCGATCTTTGTGGCTACAAAATCAGATCTCGACCTGGCCCAACAACGTCACGAAGTCCAGCCGGATGTTTACTGTCGAAGATTAGGATTGACTGCGCCCATGGCGGTCAGTGCGAGATCTGGACCTCTGTCAAATCTTTGGATTGCCATCACGAGAGTAGCCTTGAATCCGTGCGTTAACATTCTGTTCCCTCACGTGTATAAGGGTTAAAGCTAACTTTCATCTGTGATTGATGGGTGTAGGACAACATCACTCGCTCGCGGaccttcatcttcgctctcaCCGGCTCAGAGAGTCAGACTGATAGCGGGCATAACGCTGGGTGCTACGTCTCTCACTGCTATCATCGGAGTATGGATGAGATATCAGGGCTATACAATACGTGGGATATGGGGATGGTTCGGCAGAATAGGAGGATGGAGTAAGGGTGTGTAGGGCTCGGTCATGTTGGCCGAGGCGAGGGGTTGGTCGAGTATCTTGGATAGGTATCATTAGGCAGGTGGGCTTTATAGGGGATCGTGCGTTCCGTATCTTGCATTTGCATGCGGATGAGTGACGATTATGCAGCAGGACGATGCATGGGGTGCCTTGATACAGTACGCGAATTCTGTTCTCGAATGATCGTCACACACATAAAGATGGCGGCTCTAATAGTACAACAAGAAACGCACCAGAACGAGGCAGTCTTACAGGACATGTATTGACCCGAACACTACAAAGTTTGAAATAGTTTGTACGTACTTGAGGGATAATTTAAGCATAATACGAAGTATGAGATGGGTCATAAGATATAGAGGAACCAAAGTGTGAAGTGATAGGTGAAGTGGGATCACTCGAAGCGAACTGCGATTCAGGACAAGTCGAGCGTGTATTCCAAACGTCGGCGGAATGATTCGACGAGCTTGACATCTGTTTTCCGTGATTATTCTTACAGCGCGCGCGAGAAGAACGATGTTTCCGCGAATTCCGACGacgttgtcgatgtcgaggtcgatgtcgatgtagCTAACGATGTTGCGGAATTGGAACTTGCCCGACTATCAGAGTGGAAGCTGGACGTAGAATGGAGAGTAGGATCTATACTTGGACCTGTCGCGAATACCGACAGGATGTCGGTTGAGCGGTGCGAAGTCCATATCCCTGATTCTGGGCGTGGCCCTGACCATGCCTCGCTTCTCCGTCTCCTGCCGATTCTACCACCTCGACGTAGCCAATAGTCATTACTattccctctttcctcccttccatgATCGTGACAAGAGTACGATTGGACTCCGTACTCCGGGATGTTGAACTCGACATGCGATGTATacggtggtggaggatcgTCCCCTTGGCTTGGACTTGTGGCGAAGCTAGAAGTTGGGATGGAACTCCTTCCCCAATCCGTATCTCCCCTATCACTCAGACCCGTCGTAGGCTGAACGTTATTCGACGGTAGAGAGGTAGGAtccctcgtccatcttgacccGGACATATCATGAGTATCGTCGCCCCCTTCCAACGAAGTGGACGCAGAAGCGCTATCGCCACACCGCTCAGTCTCGCCTAATAATCTCGCTTGACCCCTCACTTTGTCCCGGACTAAGCGATGTATAGCAGATTGTATTTCTGAATCGGCTGCACAAAGCAGTtcgagttgacgaagatcGTATCCTTCTCGGTTGGCCAgaacaccatcttcgtcttctacAGTCTTGCGAGTTTATGAAAGGCGATATCGAGATCATTGATTGCCCGGTTGGTGGATGATACCCTCGACTGAGTCGGGATGCGCCAGTCTCGCATGTCCAGGTACAAGTCGGATCAATTTCCCATCGCTCAAGATCATCTTTCGAAGGAGTTGATGGGGAAAGggctcgaggtgagtttgggatTGGGAGTATTGCACGACGTAGGTGACGCAGCATCGATCAGAGATACGATTAGGAAGGCGATGACCGTTGTTTCTGGCTGGCTGAAGTGACGGATATTATGGGTGACAGAGATCAGTTATGATAGCGGTTGATGTGTAAGTGGATGCAAAGCACGCAATGTCCAATATGTTGCTTGGGAACGACTTGAATGTATCTCCTTGAGATGCGGTGTCGTGTTCGGTATCACGAGATGAAACAGCCTACTGTATATGTGAAGCACCGCCGCCTCCTCAATCCACCCTTCGCCGAAGCTCAaccctctctctcaatcccTTCAAAGGAGGTCGACGAGCAACGATGTTGTGTATCAAAGTCAAATTTAAAGGGAGTCAACAAAGAACGGAGAGGGGTCGTTTCACTATTCATCAGAAAGAAAGGTAGACTGCATTGCCGTCAGTGGAGGAGATGTAAGTTGTTGAACCACGTTGGTTCTAAGAGATGTCACATGTCTGGCAGTGAGTGGGTGGCCTGTCAGTTACAGGAGACTGAGCTTCACCGATGCATGATCTCGCTACGAAAAGGTTGTTCATCAGTTGATGAGTAGATGACCAAGTTGCTTTTCCATTGTGGACCACCATACTTGCTTGACCACCAGCTCGATGATTTAGCTCTCCCCTGATGTCTATCtccattctccctctccgctGCTAACCGCTGGTCACTCCCTCCCAATGGCGATCCTCAAACTTTCATAAAGCTCATCcatcccctcttctcccgaTCTATACCTCCCTTCACCCATCAAATCGAGATCCAGATCCCAATCCTCTTCCGCATCTTTCATCCCCCCACTAATATGTGGTGGCGCACCAATCTTACCTCGTTGCGAAATAGAGGTAGGATCTCGAGTCCCTGCGACCTCAGCGGTGGGATTGGGTAATGGTCTTCGTTGTGGTTGTGCTATGGAGGCAGTTGCGCTGGGGTTGGAAAATGGACTGGCggacgtgagtgattgaGGTCGTAAGAATGTATCGTGGGGGTTGGTCAGTGGACCAAAAGAGTCTGTCTGGACAGGATGGGGTCGTGCGTCGTacgaagacgaggagtgTCGATCGCGATCTCGATGGGTCGAAGGGGGGTGTTCGTCGTGGTGGCGATATCGATCATGATTACTCTGCTGTCTCTCTCTAatctctcgtccttctctaGAAGTTCGactatccctcttcttcgtatCGAGAACAAGATCATCGTACCCGCATCCGTAGCTGGAGGTCGTCCTACTTCCACCATGATCGTATCCGTACGGGTCATATACCCCTCCTAAACCACTCGACGAACGTCGGCTCGTCGTATAATATTCCCTCTCTGTATCCctttgtcgatctcgatctcgaccctCGTAATGGCGAGCAGACTTGTCCGAATGTattctctctcctcgagaAGGTCTGGGTCTAGACCGAtgaccatgtccacttcGATCTCGATCGTATCTCACACCTCTTGGAAGGGATGTGAAATATTCTCGTTCAGTCTCTCGAACTCGGATCTGTTCGTCGCCATGACCACGATATGAAACGGGTGTCAAACATCGTGATCCGCTCTTATGTCGACCCCTACTTGAGTGATCATCGTGATGACTATCTTTCTTtggtgatggagagagagCAGAATCCGTATATCCCCTATAAGgattctcctcttcctccaactttTGCTCTCTCACTTCAACCCCCACCGAAGAAGCTGACGCTGCCGAGCTAGCTCTAGCCTTTTCCTTGATGATCTCCTGCCAATCCCTCCCTTCTAAATCATCGTCCCCTTTTTTGGACTTGCCCAGCCCGCTATTCCGAAACATCTTTGATCGTGCACAGTACAGCAATGCAGCGATGAGGATCAAGCCGCAGAATGTGAGAGGGAGTACGATGGCGATGATAGATGGTTTGGATGAGTGGTGGGAGGTCGTTGATGTGTCActctgagcttgagcttgggcttGGACGGCGGACAAGGGAGTGGTCGTTGGGAGGGAATAggagggttgaagaaggggttgttgagcttgtgctTGCGCTTGGACTTGGTCGGATTGGACCATCGAAGTGGGTGCAGCCACTGAAATTGGATAGGTAGGCTGAGGACCTGGCGTCGCTGCGAAGTTATCTATCAGCTCCTGATCTCTTGGAAGCGAGAAGGTGGTTTGTGTACTAACCAGTCAGCATTCGACCTTCGCTGACAGTCGGATTCGCtgtcgctgtcgctgtcgGTACCATACGAACGCCAGTCTTCGAGTCCTGCTCGATCGTCGTGCTCATGGTGGGATCCTGACCTGCAAGATTGCCACTCGCGGAATTCGCCGCCACCCCCGCTGCCGCGACGTACGCTACGATATGGTGACCAGCAGTGTAAGCGACAGGGCTGCAGACTTAGAACTTAGACAGGTTACGGCGACCAGCGCAACAAAATAAGACCTACCATTCCCTGCTCCTGTTCCGCCGACTACGCTGAACCCAGGAGAACTTGACGAAACTCCTTCATCATTCGTCATAGTTAAGAATAGTCCACCCATCTCAGACTGAGCGATGACCGGCATCGTCCTGAATGATACCAGGATATCAACGTAGAGTCAGCAAGGAGCGAGAAACGAGGAAAGGTGATAACGTGGAGATTGTTATACGCACAATATGGTAGAGAATGTACCATCCCCATTATCGGTGATTTCGGGCCAACTCTCTTTACCACAATCGGAGGGTTGTGGACCTGTACAAAGCGCGAAAGAAGGTGAATAGATGGGTCGGTCGACACGCCTGTAAGGAAAACACAAGAATCAGCAAGTGACGTGCCGCTTGATCAATAGGATAcagaagcgagaaggagaccAGACAGAGGAAAGATGCGACGTACCACGTTGCTGTCAACGATTGACCAGCTTGTACCGATACACCTGGTGCTGGGTTGAGCCATTCTATCGAAGATGCCTGATTATTGTTCGATCCGCTTCGAGAGTAATCGGAGTAGGGCGATTCGTCGTCGGAGTTGTCAGGGTCGTGTTTCCGCCCTTGTGTGACAGTCGCGAGTAAGAGCGATATCAATAAAGAACGGGGAGGTAACATCTTAAGTCCCTGCATGTGGattcagaaggagatgggaaaagaggaaggaacCAGTCCTTCCGTTTCACAGCCAGATACACTTAGCTTCGACGGAGATGTGAAAGAAAGCGATGGACGGATCAATACAAATGAAGACGCACTGCGCCTTGTTGAGTGACACTGTACCGACACTGAGTggagaacgaggacgagaagaaagggaatcgcggagaggggaagaaaccAGGAAGAGGGACCGACGATCGTATGATTGGATGATTAGATCCAGAATTCCATCAAAGCAGTATTAGCAAGGAAGGACATGACTGTCAATGATCGAAAGCATTCTCAAGAATCGGGCAGGAATGATTAGGTCCGAGTCATCATCCATACCGGCCGAATCGTAATCTTCAGTATGTCTCGGATATCAGTATGAGACATACTCCCCGACCGTTACCTATCTAATCCCCATGCATATGCTTACAATTGGGGAACCCGCACCGAAAACCTATAATCtacaatctctccttctgctaCTCCAAAGGAAAGTCCATATGGCTCCCATGACCGACCTTTCAAAGAGTCGCGctgacctccttctcgttgtTCAAACCAGGAACGTCGAGACTCTCGCCATCTTCGAAACTTCTCTGACCTCGAAGACCCCATCGACCGAGCATcgccttgtcctcttcccatcctgAACAAGGGGTGGTGAGCATCTTCTCACCAGTGAAGATGGCGTTGGCTCCTGCCATGAAGGCCATGGCTTGCTCGACCTCGGAAAAAGTGTGTCGACCGGCAGCGAGTCGAATGATAGTTTTGGGGAGGACGATACGGGCAGTGGCGATGGTTCGAAGGACGGTGTGAACGGCGACGGGCTGTCAGAAAGGATAGGGTCAGATTTGTGCAGCTTTCTTCAGGCATATGCGAAACTCACGTCGTTTTTCTCGAGAGGAGTACCTTCAATGGGGACAAGGGTGTTGACAGGGAATGATTCAGGGTGTTGAGACATTCTGATGGGggttgtcagcttcatcttctgatcGCACTAAAATCGAAGACTTTATAGCTCACCTGGAGACCTCGTGGATCAACCCGACTCggtcctcatccttctctccgagACCCAAGATACCACCGGAACAGACTGAAATACCAGCATCTCGGACAGCATCGATGGTGGCCAGTCGGTCATCGTAGCTTCGAGAGGTGACGACCTGCGCGGGTAGAAAGATCAGCGATTTGATTGATACTTGGCTAGGGGAGCGgagtcagactcacctcgggATAGAACTCTCTTGAAGTGTCGAGGTTGTGGTTGTACGCGCTCAGACCTGCTTGCTTCAATCTGATCGCTTGTTCGGGGGAGAGCATTCCGAGGGTAGTGCAGACTAGAGCGCGATTGTCAGTAAACGACATTGTGAACTAACATCGCTCCTGGTGCCGTAGTACCATAATGTTGAGGTAGATGGACAAATTGACGctacgactcaccttccattcccattcctcgaACCTCTGTCACCATCTTCAAGATCTTCTCGAAACCAGATTTCTTTCCTGCCAAATCCCTCCATGCGGCACCCATACAGAATCGAGTAGAACCGTTTGCCTTGGCCTCTCGGGCAGCTTGGAGCACAGGCTCAATGTCGATGAGTCGGGAAGCTTTGGTGGGAGTTTTGTaagaggatgattgggaaCAGTATTTGCAATCTTCGGTACATCCTCCGGCTGCGGAATAGTGACAACTTAGTGACCTGAACAATAGAACATAGAGTATACTCACTTTTGATGTTCATAAGGGTACAAAGCTGGATCCTAGAAGCGTCCTGATGAATCCTGTGAACCGAAGCCTAAAAACAACCGAAGCAACATCAGCTCACGGAACAGCGAGATTCTCCGCCCAACTTACAGCTCGGAAGATGGTCTCCATCAGAGGTCCATCAAAGATCTTTTGGatctcgctcctcctccaatcgTGTCtgacatccccgtcgacccatcgtcttctctgAGTCTGCTGAAcggagggggaaggtgggaggTAAGGTGGATCAACGGCGACTGCATGACCTCGAGCATTTCGAATTGCAGGAGCGAGAAGGGTAGGACGGATAGAACGTGCAGAGAGGGCcatgatgagatgtgagGTGTGTTGAGTGAGCAAGTagcaagagaaggagaaaggaatAGTGTTATCTTTGTTTCGGTGTGAGTAGTAGTAGGTAGTGGTACAAGTTGGGGAATGGGGACGACGGGGACCCGGAACGAGAGAGTAAGCAGagcaatgcaatgcaataCAAccggacggacggacggaaTCAATTTGAATGAATTGATACCCGTGCATTTTCCCCGTCTATACCGTGAGAGTGTCGGTCCCTTCGGTAAATTGAAATACCGTATCACATCCGTCCTATTACATTGGTTGGACCCTTGCTCACTACCCTATCCTCGATCAGGTAGTCAGATAAATCTCGCTTACTGTGCCATCGTCGCGAAACCAGTCAGCCAGCCAGCGTATCCAGGACATTGCATACGGCGCGTGCCAACGCGCTCGTGTCACTCGCCATGCGAAAGTCGTTTGCAGacccttcatcctcgtcctcgtcctctggcAAGACCAAGGAAGGACTCACCACCGCGTCGCTCGATCTACATCACTTGCCAG
This window encodes:
- a CDS encoding mitochondrial Rho GTPase 1, with the translated sequence MPRRDLVRIVLVGDDGVGKSSIITSLIKESFVSNVQHVVPEVTIPPEVTPENVTTSIVDTSSNPRSRPHLLSQLSRAHVICLVYSISEPSSFDRVAEYWLPLFRREGINVPVILVGNKIDLRGGEVTNQGLEDEIAPIMREFKEVETVVECSASLPLNVSEVFYFAQKAVLHPTAPLYDSREHTLKPKCLEALKRIFKISDVDKDGLLNAVELNQFQQKCFSAPLQSQELDGILELVRSYDPSLVLPVPSYSVPSTPLPRDPNYGQLHYSPPNISPPAEGITELGFLYLHTIFIQQGRMETTWTVLRKFGYGEGLDLREDFLTPRFDVPYDCSVELSPLGNQFLTDIFEAYDKDQDGALSQSELDDLFSTSPGNPWLSQGFPDTTITDDMGRVTLQGWLAQWSMTTLLDHRTTLNYLAYLGYSSSPATDLPTPTALHITRPRKQDRRQRKVTRSVFLCYVLGATGSGKTSLLRSFVNKGFRGGEDGMGGYEPTTKVLSVVNSVEMEGVEKYLVLQEFGSKYESETLRNSKKLDMADIIIYVHDSSDTNSFSYISNLRQQYSLDHIPAIFVATKSDLDLAQQRHEVQPDVYCRRLGLTAPMAVSARSGPLSNLWIAITRVALNPTTSLARGPSSSLSPAQRVRLIAGITLGATSLTAIIGVWMRYQGYTIRGIWGWFGRIGGWSKGV
- a CDS encoding biotin synthase; the encoded protein is MALSARSIRPTLLAPAIRNARGHAVAVDPPYLPPSPSVQQTQRRRWVDGDVRHDWRRSEIQKIFDGPLMETIFRAASVHRIHQDASRIQLCTLMNIKTGGCTEDCKYCSQSSSYKTPTKASRLIDIEPVLQAAREAKANGSTRFCMGAAWRDLAGKKSGFEKILKMVTEVRGMGMEVCTTLGMLSPEQAIRLKQAGLSAYNHNLDTSREFYPEVVTSRSYDDRLATIDAVRDAGISVCSGGILGLGEKDEDRVGLIHEVSRMSQHPESFPVNTLVPIEGTPLEKNDPVAVHTVLRTIATARIVLPKTIIRLAAGRHTFSEVEQAMAFMAGANAIFTGEKMLTTPCSGWEEDKAMLGRWGLRGQRSFEDGESLDVPGLNNEKEVSATL